Part of the Sporomusa termitida genome, TTATTGTTTTTTCCATCGTCCTCTTCCCCTTGGCTGTCTTTAGGCCGCAGACAGCCTGCCAAGCAGGCGCTGCCTTGTTTTTTTGCCTATTTTGTTTATAACCATGGGCCGCCTATAAGATTAATAGACACAGGAATGGTAGCGAATACTATTATTATTATTTTGCAGGGAACAGTAAAAAAACAATAAAGGTGGAAAAATATGAATGCTGCCTTGGCGAATATCTTTACCCGGAGAAGTGTCCGTGCTTTTACAAACGAACAACTAGCCAAAGAACATCTGCATACCATTCTCATGGCCGGAAGTTATGCCCCTAACGGGATGGGACGGCAAACCTGGCGGTTTACGGCGATACAAAATCCGGCTGTGCTGAAAAAAGTCAATGCCACAATCGGCCAAGCGCTGTTATCCATTCCCATAGTGGCGGCAACCCATCCCTATATTGTGAGCCTAATTGAAAAGGCTAAAACTGCTAATGCTGATTTTTTATATAAGGCCCCTACCTTTATCCTTGTTTCTAATCTAAAAGACGACGGCAACTCTATGCCCGATTCGGCGCTGGCCATTGGCAATATGATGCTGGCGGCTCATTCGCTGGGCATTGGCTCCTGTTGGTTAAACCAGCTGCCAGGTCTCACGCATATGCCGCTGATACGGGAATTGTTAACAGAATTAGACGTACCTGGCA contains:
- a CDS encoding nitroreductase family protein, whose product is MNAALANIFTRRSVRAFTNEQLAKEHLHTILMAGSYAPNGMGRQTWRFTAIQNPAVLKKVNATIGQALLSIPIVAATHPYIVSLIEKAKTANADFLYKAPTFILVSNLKDDGNSMPDSALAIGNMMLAAHSLGIGSCWLNQLPGLTHMPLIRELLTELDVPGNHIVYGSVVMGYAAAEPQAAAPRKNVINIIY